The proteins below come from a single Prochlorococcus marinus str. MIT 9215 genomic window:
- the nuoK gene encoding NADH-quinone oxidoreductase subunit NuoK, protein MNLESIPLQAFLIVSSALFCIGIWGLLNSRNAVRVLMSIELMLNAVNINLMAFSSYIDNNLIQGQVFTIFVITVAAAEAAVGLAILLSLYRNRVTVDMESFNLLKW, encoded by the coding sequence ATGAACTTAGAATCAATCCCTCTTCAAGCTTTTTTAATAGTATCTTCAGCACTATTCTGTATTGGTATTTGGGGATTATTAAATAGCAGAAATGCAGTAAGAGTTCTTATGAGCATCGAATTAATGCTCAATGCGGTAAATATAAACTTGATGGCATTTTCCTCCTATATTGATAATAATTTAATTCAAGGACAAGTTTTTACAATTTTTGTTATTACTGTTGCTGCCGCTGAAGCAGCCGTTGGATTAGCTATATTATTATCTCTTTACAGGAACAGGGTGACAGTTGATATGGAAAGTTTTAATTTATTAAAATGGTAA